From a single Apium graveolens cultivar Ventura chromosome 2, ASM990537v1, whole genome shotgun sequence genomic region:
- the LOC141708280 gene encoding protein DEFECTIVE IN MERISTEM SILENCING 3-like isoform X3, with product MRFLTTQENILKESILDIEGTIRKYHTLTKSVTDKVDIDKGTSKYLNQGKSSAGLICQLKAHPEIQVSDSPVLKDILGIVATLGKVDYGNLGRLLAEYLGKEAMMALVCKTFDGVKALESYDEEGIIDRNSGLHGIRASVGRSLEGRFRVICLNGLIPYVGEFVEDDPQRRLNLSNPKLPSGEIPHGFVGYAVNLVHIDNQYLFCVTSSGHGLRETLFYNLFSHLQVYRTEEDMQQALPCINNGAVSLDGGMMRSPGVFDFGTREEVQVKFPTISGKSSLPEHEFEIENVLKSKKWNRERLLDEMRVEQSLLDQAKFKLEIKKNEFVRFLAESSQNAPAQPSQQSSAGLERLSPR from the exons ATGCGGTTTTTGACAACTCAGGAAAACATACTAAAAGAATCCATTCTAGACATCGAAG GTACTATTCGTAAGTATCACACATTGACCAAATCTGTGACTGATAAAGTGGACATTGACAAAGGAACATCTAAATATTTAAATCAGGGGAAATCTTCTGCCGGACTAATATGCCAGCTAAAAGCTCATCCTGAAATTCAGGTCTCTGATAGTCCAGTACTGAAGGATATACTTGGCATTGTTGCAACACTTGGCAAAGTAGATTATGGAAACCTTGGCAG GCTTCTTGCTGAGTACTTGGGGAAAGAGGCCATGATGGCACTTGTTTGCAAGACCTTTGATGGGGTTAAAGCTTTGGAGTCTTATGATGAGGAGGGCATCATAGATAGAAATTCTGGTCTTCATGGGATTAGAGCTTCTGTTGGGCGTTCTTTAGAAGGGCGATTTCGTGTCATATGTCTCAATGGTTTAAT ACCATATGTTGGCGAGTTTGTAGAAGATGACCCTCAAAGGAGGCTTAATCTTTCAAATCCAAAATTGCCAAGTGGAGAAATCCCACATGGCTTCGTTGGATATGCTGTGAATCTTGTCCATATTGATAACCAGTACTTGTTCTGTGTCACGTCGTCCGGCCATGGTCTTAGAGAGACTCTTTTCTATAATTTATTTTCGCACCTGCAAGTTTACCGAACCGAGGAAGACATGCAGCAGGCCCTACCCTGCATAAACAATGGAGCTGTATCTTTGGATGGTGGAATGATGAGGAGTCCTGGTGTTTTTGACTTTGGCACTAG GGAAGAAGTACAGGTGAAGTTCCCAACGATCTCTGGAAAATCGAGTTTACCTGAGCATGAATTCGAGATTGAAAACGTTTTAAAGAGCAAAAAGTGGAATCGGGAAAGATTGCTCGATGAAATGCGTGTGGAGCAATCATTATTGGACCAGGCCAAGTTCAAGTTGGAAATCAAGAAGAACGAGTTTGTTCGCTTCTTGGCAGAGAGTTCACAGAATGCTCCTGCTCAG CCTTCGCAGCAGAGTTCAGCTGGTCTAGAGAGATTGAGCCCCAGATGA
- the LOC141708280 gene encoding protein DEFECTIVE IN MERISTEM SILENCING 3-like isoform X1 yields the protein MEPPPSQAEAGAGSTKVNYQEELQKLGLKIEQHVDHMRFLTTQENILKESILDIEGTIRKYHTLTKSVTDKVDIDKGTSKYLNQGKSSAGLICQLKAHPEIQVSDSPVLKDILGIVATLGKVDYGNLGRLLAEYLGKEAMMALVCKTFDGVKALESYDEEGIIDRNSGLHGIRASVGRSLEGRFRVICLNGLIPYVGEFVEDDPQRRLNLSNPKLPSGEIPHGFVGYAVNLVHIDNQYLFCVTSSGHGLRETLFYNLFSHLQVYRTEEDMQQALPCINNGAVSLDGGMMRSPGVFDFGTREEVQVKFPTISGKSSLPEHEFEIENVLKSKKWNRERLLDEMRVEQSLLDQAKFKLEIKKNEFVRFLAESSQNAPAQPSQQSSAGLERLSPR from the exons ATGGAACCACCACCTTCACAGGCAGAAGCAGGTGCCGGTAGTACAAAGGTT AACTATCAGGAAGAGCTCCAGAAGTTAGGTCTGAAAATTGAGCAACATGTAGACCACATGCGGTTTTTGACAACTCAGGAAAACATACTAAAAGAATCCATTCTAGACATCGAAG GTACTATTCGTAAGTATCACACATTGACCAAATCTGTGACTGATAAAGTGGACATTGACAAAGGAACATCTAAATATTTAAATCAGGGGAAATCTTCTGCCGGACTAATATGCCAGCTAAAAGCTCATCCTGAAATTCAGGTCTCTGATAGTCCAGTACTGAAGGATATACTTGGCATTGTTGCAACACTTGGCAAAGTAGATTATGGAAACCTTGGCAG GCTTCTTGCTGAGTACTTGGGGAAAGAGGCCATGATGGCACTTGTTTGCAAGACCTTTGATGGGGTTAAAGCTTTGGAGTCTTATGATGAGGAGGGCATCATAGATAGAAATTCTGGTCTTCATGGGATTAGAGCTTCTGTTGGGCGTTCTTTAGAAGGGCGATTTCGTGTCATATGTCTCAATGGTTTAAT ACCATATGTTGGCGAGTTTGTAGAAGATGACCCTCAAAGGAGGCTTAATCTTTCAAATCCAAAATTGCCAAGTGGAGAAATCCCACATGGCTTCGTTGGATATGCTGTGAATCTTGTCCATATTGATAACCAGTACTTGTTCTGTGTCACGTCGTCCGGCCATGGTCTTAGAGAGACTCTTTTCTATAATTTATTTTCGCACCTGCAAGTTTACCGAACCGAGGAAGACATGCAGCAGGCCCTACCCTGCATAAACAATGGAGCTGTATCTTTGGATGGTGGAATGATGAGGAGTCCTGGTGTTTTTGACTTTGGCACTAG GGAAGAAGTACAGGTGAAGTTCCCAACGATCTCTGGAAAATCGAGTTTACCTGAGCATGAATTCGAGATTGAAAACGTTTTAAAGAGCAAAAAGTGGAATCGGGAAAGATTGCTCGATGAAATGCGTGTGGAGCAATCATTATTGGACCAGGCCAAGTTCAAGTTGGAAATCAAGAAGAACGAGTTTGTTCGCTTCTTGGCAGAGAGTTCACAGAATGCTCCTGCTCAG CCTTCGCAGCAGAGTTCAGCTGGTCTAGAGAGATTGAGCCCCAGATGA
- the LOC141708280 gene encoding protein DEFECTIVE IN MERISTEM SILENCING 3-like isoform X2 produces MEPPPSQAEAGAGSTKNYQEELQKLGLKIEQHVDHMRFLTTQENILKESILDIEGTIRKYHTLTKSVTDKVDIDKGTSKYLNQGKSSAGLICQLKAHPEIQVSDSPVLKDILGIVATLGKVDYGNLGRLLAEYLGKEAMMALVCKTFDGVKALESYDEEGIIDRNSGLHGIRASVGRSLEGRFRVICLNGLIPYVGEFVEDDPQRRLNLSNPKLPSGEIPHGFVGYAVNLVHIDNQYLFCVTSSGHGLRETLFYNLFSHLQVYRTEEDMQQALPCINNGAVSLDGGMMRSPGVFDFGTREEVQVKFPTISGKSSLPEHEFEIENVLKSKKWNRERLLDEMRVEQSLLDQAKFKLEIKKNEFVRFLAESSQNAPAQPSQQSSAGLERLSPR; encoded by the exons ATGGAACCACCACCTTCACAGGCAGAAGCAGGTGCCGGTAGTACAAAG AACTATCAGGAAGAGCTCCAGAAGTTAGGTCTGAAAATTGAGCAACATGTAGACCACATGCGGTTTTTGACAACTCAGGAAAACATACTAAAAGAATCCATTCTAGACATCGAAG GTACTATTCGTAAGTATCACACATTGACCAAATCTGTGACTGATAAAGTGGACATTGACAAAGGAACATCTAAATATTTAAATCAGGGGAAATCTTCTGCCGGACTAATATGCCAGCTAAAAGCTCATCCTGAAATTCAGGTCTCTGATAGTCCAGTACTGAAGGATATACTTGGCATTGTTGCAACACTTGGCAAAGTAGATTATGGAAACCTTGGCAG GCTTCTTGCTGAGTACTTGGGGAAAGAGGCCATGATGGCACTTGTTTGCAAGACCTTTGATGGGGTTAAAGCTTTGGAGTCTTATGATGAGGAGGGCATCATAGATAGAAATTCTGGTCTTCATGGGATTAGAGCTTCTGTTGGGCGTTCTTTAGAAGGGCGATTTCGTGTCATATGTCTCAATGGTTTAAT ACCATATGTTGGCGAGTTTGTAGAAGATGACCCTCAAAGGAGGCTTAATCTTTCAAATCCAAAATTGCCAAGTGGAGAAATCCCACATGGCTTCGTTGGATATGCTGTGAATCTTGTCCATATTGATAACCAGTACTTGTTCTGTGTCACGTCGTCCGGCCATGGTCTTAGAGAGACTCTTTTCTATAATTTATTTTCGCACCTGCAAGTTTACCGAACCGAGGAAGACATGCAGCAGGCCCTACCCTGCATAAACAATGGAGCTGTATCTTTGGATGGTGGAATGATGAGGAGTCCTGGTGTTTTTGACTTTGGCACTAG GGAAGAAGTACAGGTGAAGTTCCCAACGATCTCTGGAAAATCGAGTTTACCTGAGCATGAATTCGAGATTGAAAACGTTTTAAAGAGCAAAAAGTGGAATCGGGAAAGATTGCTCGATGAAATGCGTGTGGAGCAATCATTATTGGACCAGGCCAAGTTCAAGTTGGAAATCAAGAAGAACGAGTTTGTTCGCTTCTTGGCAGAGAGTTCACAGAATGCTCCTGCTCAG CCTTCGCAGCAGAGTTCAGCTGGTCTAGAGAGATTGAGCCCCAGATGA